One genomic region from Sphingobacterium multivorum encodes:
- a CDS encoding NUDIX hydrolase produces the protein MDFRTQLINASAESYEKFLPHISVDTVVFGFDQGSLRILLLKMNYNKEWFLPGGYVGKEEDTDEAVKRVLYERSGVKDIFLEEFAVFGCPQRSQQSFADYPDTLWNKQRFISIGYYALVNYKHVIPQPDSLSETCQWIDFRDITELNITMDHRKIINKALRTLRERLSYKPIGYNLLPDKFTLTDLQGLYETVLGKKLNRGNFYRKMKNMGILQKLDEQRKGGAHKAPDLYKFNVETYNTILQEGLNTW, from the coding sequence ATGGATTTCAGAACACAGCTTATTAACGCATCAGCAGAGAGCTATGAAAAATTTCTACCTCACATTTCTGTGGATACCGTCGTCTTTGGCTTCGATCAAGGTTCCTTGAGAATCCTTTTGCTAAAAATGAATTATAATAAAGAATGGTTTCTGCCTGGTGGCTATGTAGGGAAAGAGGAAGATACGGACGAGGCGGTCAAACGCGTACTTTACGAACGCTCAGGTGTCAAGGATATATTCTTGGAAGAATTTGCGGTATTTGGATGCCCACAGCGCAGCCAGCAATCCTTTGCAGATTACCCAGACACATTGTGGAACAAACAGCGATTTATTTCAATTGGTTATTACGCGCTTGTAAACTACAAACACGTAATTCCTCAACCTGATTCCTTAAGTGAGACTTGTCAGTGGATCGACTTTAGAGACATCACTGAGCTCAATATCACTATGGATCATCGCAAAATCATCAACAAGGCTCTCCGGACTCTTCGCGAGCGGCTTTCTTATAAACCAATAGGATACAATTTGCTACCGGACAAGTTTACACTGACCGACCTGCAAGGACTCTATGAAACAGTGCTTGGTAAGAAACTTAATCGTGGCAATTTTTATCGAAAAATGAAAAATATGGGTATCCTCCAAAAACTTGACGAACAGCGGAAAGGCGGAGCCCATAAAGCTCCTGATCTCTATAAATTCAACGTGGAGACCTATAACACTATTTTACAGGAAGGTCTAAATACCTGGTAG
- a CDS encoding response regulator, with product MSKTKTVLIFEDDTIILEVITVVLTDLGFHVEVSETSHDIIQKVESAEPDLVLMDNWIPNIGGVEATRLLKSDQRFSHIPVIYVSANNDIQSLADRAGADDFLSKPFDLEDLENIVNKYIA from the coding sequence ATGAGTAAAACAAAAACTGTATTGATATTTGAGGACGATACCATTATTTTGGAGGTTATAACGGTTGTTTTGACTGATTTGGGGTTTCACGTTGAAGTTTCGGAAACTTCACATGATATTATCCAAAAGGTGGAATCTGCAGAGCCCGATCTTGTTTTAATGGATAACTGGATTCCAAACATAGGTGGGGTTGAAGCAACCAGATTGCTTAAATCAGATCAGCGTTTTAGCCATATTCCCGTAATTTACGTGTCGGCAAACAACGATATTCAATCCCTGGCAGATCGTGCCGGAGCAGATGATTTTCTATCTAAACCTTTTGATTTGGAAGATTTGGAAAATATTGTCAATAAATATATTGCATAG